The Lactuca sativa cultivar Salinas chromosome 2, Lsat_Salinas_v11, whole genome shotgun sequence genome includes a window with the following:
- the LOC111916083 gene encoding ATP sulfurylase 2, which yields MSLTIKLRIAPTISHFDLNRKTQKNPIISRTPIYHSNKLSTSLLFRTKKMAASHVIKSSLIEPDGGVLIDLVVPENQRELKASQAEGMEKVQLTKIDLEWVHVISEGWASPLKGFMREDEYLQSLHFNSLRMKNDDGYGSIVNMSLPIVLAIDDATKEKIGGANDVALVGPDQKIVAILRSIEIYKHNKEERIARTWGTIAPGLPYVEEVITPSGNWLIGGDLEVLSPIKYNDGLDNYRLSPKQLRKEFDRRQADAVFAFQLRNPVHNGHALLMNDTRRRLLDMGYKNPILLLHPLGGYTKADDVPLDVRMEQHSKVLEDGVLDPETTIVSIFPSPMHYAGPTEVQWHAKARINAGANFYIVGRDPAGMGHPTEKRDLYDPDHGKKVLSMAPGLEKLNILPFRVAAYDTVAKQMAFFDPSRAKDFLFISGTKMRTFARTGESPPNGFMCPGGWDVLVKYYASLQTEEAKATVSA from the exons ATGTCTCTCACAATTAAGCTCCGAATCGCTCCCACCATTTCACATTTCGACCTCAATCGCAAAACCCAGAAAAATCCCATCATTTCACGAACACCCATTTACCATTCCAACAAATTATCCACTTCCCTCTTGTTTCGTACCAAAAAGATGGCGGCGTCTCATGTAATCAAGAGTTCTCTGATCGAACCAGACGGCGGCGTTCTGATTGATCTGGTTGTTCCAGAAAATCAAAGGGAATTGAAAGCTTCACAGGCGGAGGGAATGGAGAAAGTGCAGTTAACGAAGATTGATTTGGAGTGGGTGCATGTGATTAGCGAAGGATGGGCGAGTCCATTGAAGGGTTTCATGAGAGAAGATGAGTATTTGCAAAGTTTGCATTTTAATTCATTGAGGATGAAGAACGATGATGGGTATGGGAGTATAGTGAATATGTCTTTACCTATTGTTTTGGCCATTGATGATGCGACTAAAGAGAAGATTGGTGGTGCTAATGACGTGGCTTTGGTTGGGCCTGATCAGAAGATAGTCGCCATTCTAAGAAG CATTGAGATATACAAGCACAACAAAGAAGAACGGATTGCAAGAACATGGGGAACCATTGCTCCCGGATTACCATATGTTGAGGAAGTAATAACTCCAAGTGGCAATTGGCTCATTGGTGGAGATTTAGAAGTATTATCACCTATTAAATACAATGATGGTCTTGATAATTACAGACTTTCTCCTAAACAACTTAGGAAAGAATTTGACAGACGTCAGGCGGATGCAGTGTTTGCTTTTCAACTAAGGAATCCGGTGCATAATGGGCATGCATTGTTGATGAATGACACACGTAGGAGACTTTTAGATATGGGATACAAGAATCCTATTCTTTTGCTTCATCCTTTAGGGGGATACACAAAAGCCGATGATGTGCCACTTGATGTTCGTATGGAACAACATAGCAAG GTGTTAGAAGATGGAGTACTTGACCCTGAGACAACGATTGTATCTATATTCCCATCTCCAATGCATTACGCGGGTCCCACAGAAGTACAATGGCATGCTAAGGCAAGAATAAACGCGGGTGCTAATTTCTACATTGTGGGCCGTGATCCAGCTGGCATGGGTCACCCGACCGAAAAACGGGACTTGTATGATCCGGATCATGGTAAAAAAGTCTTGAGCATGGCTCCTGGCTTAGAGAAGTTGAACATTTTGCCATTTAGG GTGGCAGCATACGACACAGTAGCTAAACAAATGGCTTTTTTCGACCCTTCACGTGCTAAAGATTTTCTTTTCATCTCTGGGACCAAG aTGCGAACTTTTGCAAGAACAGGAGAAAGCCCTCCAAATGGTTTTATGTGTCCTGGAGGATGGGATGTTCTTGTCAAGTACTATGCTTCTTTGCAAACAGAAGAAGCTAAAGCCACAGTATCTGCCTAG